TACAACATGGCAAAAAATGAGGCCCGTGCGGCATTCAATAATGATGGGATCTACATGGAGAAATTCGTGGAAGAGCCAAGGCATATTGAGATCCAGGTAGCTGGTGACCAGTATGGTAAAGTATGTCACCTGAGTGAACGTGACTGTTCTATCCAGCGTCGTCACCAGAAGCTGGTAGAAGAGTCTCCTTCTCCGTTCATGACGCCTGAACTGCGTGAGAAGATGGGTGAAGCAGCGATTAAAGCGGCATCAGCTATTAATTATGAGAGCGTGGGTACAATCGAATTCCTGGTGGATAAGCACAGGAATTTCTACTTCATGGAGATGAATACACGTATCCAGGTGGAGCATGGTGTGACAGAAGAGGTAATCAATTTCGACCTTATTAAGGAGCAGATCAAGATTGCAGCTGGTATTCCTATTTCAGGAAAGAACTATATGCCTGAAATGCATGTAATAGAGTGTCGTATCAATGCGGAAGATCCGCATAATGATTTCCGTCCTTCTCCGGGTAAGATCACGACATTACATATTCCGGGTGGTCATGGTGTGAGAGTAGATTCTCATATTTATGCAGGATATGTGATTCCTCCTTATTACGATTCTATGGTGGCTAAGCTGATTACTATTGCGCAGACGAGAGAAGAGGCGATTAACACCATGGAGAGGGCGCTGAGCGAGTTTGTGATTGAAGGGGTGAAGACGACGATTCCGTTCCATCAGCAGTTGATGAGGAATGAGGATTTCAGGAAAGGTAATTTTACGACTAAGTTTACGGAAACGTTTAAACTGGTGTAGGAGAATAGATTTAGATTTTGAAACCCGGTGACCGAGCAGGCCACCGGGTTTCTTCTTTTGTGCTATACCTGCCATCCCTGCCGGGCGGGTATAGCCTAAAAACACAAAGCCCCGGGTAAATACCCGGGGCTAATCATACACCAAAACAATCTTACGGTTTTATCGCAAGAAAAGCAGCTCTCTGTACTTAGGCAGTGCCCATTGTTTGTCATCTACCAGGAACTCCAGTTTATCGGAGTGGTATCTGATCACATCAAAGTACGGCTTAATTTTTTCACAGTAATCTATAGCTTTCTGGCGGCTGTCAGCAACTTTGTTAGCTACTTTGCGCGCTTCAATCATAGCCTGTACATTCTCACTGATGACGTTAACATGTTCAGCTATTTTGTTAGCAATCTGGGTTTGCGCTTTAACAGCTGCATCGCCTAAACCTATTTCTTTCAGACCACGAATGTTCGTGATCAGGCTATTCATATAGGTGATTGCTGAAGGCAGAATCGTGTTAGTAGCCAGGTCGCCTATCACGCGGGCTTCGATCTGTACCTTCTTCACGTAGTCTTCGAGGAGGATTTCATGACGTGCATGCAGTTCCTTCTCTGTGTAGATACCTACTTCTGTGAACAGTTTAGTAGATTTCTCAGTTACGAAAGCATCCAGTGCCTGAGGAGTAGTCTTAACATTTGCAAGACCTCTTCTTTCAGCTTCTCTCTCCCACTCTTCGCTATAACCGTCGCCTTCGAATAAAACTTTCTCCGAATC
This window of the Chitinophaga sancti genome carries:
- the accC gene encoding acetyl-CoA carboxylase biotin carboxylase subunit, translating into MFKKILIANRGEIALRIIRTCKEMGIKTVAVYSTADKDSLHVKFADEAVCIGKPQSSESYLNIPHLMAAAEITNADAIHPGYGFLAENARFAEICGEHGIKFIGPTPEMIRKMGDKMTAKETMIAAGVPVIPGSGGLLQSLEEARILAKEMGLPIILKATAGGGGKGMRVVWKDDELENAYNMAKNEARAAFNNDGIYMEKFVEEPRHIEIQVAGDQYGKVCHLSERDCSIQRRHQKLVEESPSPFMTPELREKMGEAAIKAASAINYESVGTIEFLVDKHRNFYFMEMNTRIQVEHGVTEEVINFDLIKEQIKIAAGIPISGKNYMPEMHVIECRINAEDPHNDFRPSPGKITTLHIPGGHGVRVDSHIYAGYVIPPYYDSMVAKLITIAQTREEAINTMERALSEFVIEGVKTTIPFHQQLMRNEDFRKGNFTTKFTETFKLV